In the genome of Nocardia sp. NBC_00416, one region contains:
- a CDS encoding YifB family Mg chelatase-like AAA ATPase yields the protein MPLGRACSIAVRGIDGQVVEIEADIGQGLPSVHLVGLPDASLQESRDRVRAAVANTGEKWPDGRVILALSPATLPKVGSVYDLALAVAVLDAADIVPSARLAGTVLLGELALDGRLRRVRGILPAVLAARRAGRKTVVVPEEALPEAGLVAGIRVLGAPTLRATLDWLRGEAELVEFAGFPPTRHISVSGDLRDVAGQHEARWALEVAAAGGHHLLLTGAPGIGKTMLAQRLPGVLPPLADNEALEVTAIHSVAGTLSDDQPLITTPPFVAPHHSTSVSAMVGGGSGSARPGAVSRAHRGVLFLDECAEIGAKVLEAMRTPLEEGEVRIARRDGVARYPARFQLVLAANPCPCAPARDVDCICAPLARRRYLGKLSGPLMDRIDIWLQMHPMSGAGLTSEVAEDSATVRGRVTAARAAAAARWRENGWVTNAEVPGYALRRRFPLPRETTAPVEAALRLGRISARGADRALRVAWTVCDLRGGAEPSAQDVMQALDFRQRSPR from the coding sequence ATGCCGCTCGGACGTGCCTGTTCGATCGCGGTGCGCGGTATCGACGGTCAGGTCGTGGAAATCGAGGCCGATATCGGGCAGGGGCTCCCGTCGGTGCATCTGGTGGGTCTGCCGGACGCCTCGCTACAGGAATCCCGGGACCGGGTCCGGGCGGCCGTCGCCAATACCGGCGAGAAATGGCCGGACGGTCGCGTGATCCTCGCGCTGTCCCCGGCCACGCTGCCCAAGGTCGGATCCGTCTACGACCTCGCACTGGCCGTGGCGGTCCTGGATGCCGCCGATATCGTGCCCTCGGCGCGCCTGGCCGGCACGGTCCTGCTGGGTGAACTGGCCCTGGACGGTCGGTTGCGGCGAGTCCGGGGAATCCTGCCCGCGGTGCTCGCGGCACGACGAGCGGGCCGGAAAACGGTGGTGGTGCCCGAGGAAGCCCTGCCGGAAGCGGGTCTGGTGGCCGGTATCCGGGTATTGGGGGCGCCCACCCTGCGCGCCACACTCGACTGGCTGCGCGGTGAGGCGGAACTGGTCGAATTCGCAGGGTTCCCCCCGACGCGGCACATTTCGGTGAGCGGGGATCTGCGGGATGTCGCCGGGCAGCACGAGGCTCGATGGGCGCTGGAGGTCGCGGCCGCGGGTGGGCACCACCTGCTGCTGACCGGAGCGCCCGGAATAGGGAAAACCATGCTCGCGCAGCGGCTGCCCGGAGTGCTGCCCCCGCTCGCGGACAACGAGGCGCTGGAGGTCACCGCCATCCATTCGGTGGCCGGCACGCTCTCCGACGACCAGCCATTGATCACGACGCCGCCGTTCGTCGCACCGCACCATTCGACGTCGGTGAGCGCGATGGTCGGAGGCGGATCGGGGTCGGCGCGGCCCGGGGCGGTGAGTCGCGCGCATCGCGGAGTGCTGTTCCTCGACGAATGTGCCGAAATCGGCGCGAAAGTGCTCGAGGCGATGCGGACTCCGCTGGAGGAGGGCGAGGTTCGGATCGCGCGTCGCGACGGGGTCGCCCGGTATCCGGCCCGCTTCCAGCTCGTTCTCGCCGCGAATCCCTGCCCCTGCGCTCCGGCCCGCGATGTGGACTGCATCTGTGCCCCGCTGGCCAGGCGCCGATACCTGGGCAAACTGTCCGGCCCGCTGATGGATCGGATCGATATCTGGTTGCAGATGCACCCGATGTCGGGCGCCGGGCTGACGTCGGAGGTGGCGGAGGACAGCGCGACCGTCCGCGGCCGGGTGACGGCCGCGCGAGCCGCGGCCGCCGCCCGCTGGCGCGAGAACGGCTGGGTGACCAACGCCGAGGTGCCCGGGTATGCGCTCCGCAGGCGATTCCCGCTGCCGCGGGAGACCACGGCCCCGGTGGAAGCCGCGCTGCGGCTGGGCCGGATCTCGGCGCGGGGCGCCGATCGCGCGCTGCGGGTCGCCTGGACGGTCTGCGATCTGCGCGGCGGCGCGGAACCCAGCGCGCAGGATGTGATGCAGGCGCTCGATTTCCGGCAGCGGAGTCCTCGGTGA
- the rplS gene encoding 50S ribosomal protein L19, whose translation MNTLDFVDESSLRSDVPDFRPGDTLNVHVKVIEGSKERIQVFKGVVIRRQGGGIRETFTVRKVSFGVGVERTFPVHSPTIDHIDVVTRGDVRRAKLYYLRELRGKAAKIKEKR comes from the coding sequence ATGAACACCCTTGATTTCGTCGACGAGAGTTCGCTGCGCAGCGATGTCCCCGATTTCCGTCCGGGCGACACCCTCAATGTGCATGTGAAGGTCATCGAGGGCTCCAAAGAACGTATCCAGGTCTTCAAGGGCGTCGTCATCCGGCGCCAGGGCGGTGGTATCCGCGAGACCTTCACCGTGCGCAAGGTGTCGTTCGGTGTCGGCGTGGAGCGTACTTTCCCGGTGCACAGCCCCACCATCGACCACATCGATGTGGTGACCCGCGGTGATGTCCGCCGCGCCAAGCTGTACTACCTGCGGGAGCTGCGCGGTAAGGCCGCCAAGATCAAAGAAAAGCGCTGA
- a CDS encoding AMP-binding protein, which translates to MGADPNERVRELLDSYDRVDASAADLLCDRHPADAVAFTVIESDLSAVDLTYGELRERSQRFAAALAGLGVEPGDQVATLMSKSVDLVVVLLGIWRRGAVHVPLFTAFAAPAIAFRLQAAGAAIVIADPDQAGKLAPGGDMPDDPPWRIVVTGDTAVPGAIRMDELPVGDTEPPMAVGGDGLLVQLFTSGTTGAPKGVPIPVRALASFHAYQEFALDVRPDDVFWNAADPGWAYGLYYAILGPLVSGTRSLLLHAGFSPALTWQVLERFGVTNLAAAPTVYRALRAAAPGNPVRLRRASSAGEPLTPEVVAWSADQLGVAVRDHYGQTEHGMVVCNAWHEDLDAAAPAGSMGRSLPGWECAVLADDADTEAPAGQLGRIAIDAERSALLWFLGYLDAPERTAQRYTSDGRWYLTGDAGSRDSDGFFHFSARDDDVIIMAGYRIGPFEVESVLVLHDEVAEAAVVGVPDPLRGEVLEAFVVLREDTAGTEALTTELQSLVKEKFAAHAYPRRVHFVSALPKTPSGKVQRFLLRQQGGDAG; encoded by the coding sequence ATGGGTGCCGACCCGAACGAACGGGTGCGTGAGCTGCTGGACTCCTACGACCGCGTCGACGCGAGCGCGGCGGACCTGCTGTGTGACCGGCATCCGGCCGACGCGGTCGCGTTCACTGTGATCGAGAGCGATCTGTCGGCCGTCGACCTCACCTACGGAGAGCTGCGGGAGCGGTCGCAACGTTTCGCCGCCGCCCTGGCCGGACTCGGCGTGGAGCCGGGCGATCAGGTCGCGACGCTGATGTCGAAATCGGTCGATCTGGTGGTGGTGCTGCTGGGTATCTGGCGGCGCGGCGCGGTGCATGTACCCCTGTTCACGGCATTCGCCGCACCCGCCATCGCATTCCGGCTACAGGCCGCCGGGGCGGCGATCGTGATCGCCGACCCCGACCAGGCGGGCAAACTGGCGCCGGGGGGCGATATGCCCGACGACCCGCCGTGGCGGATCGTCGTCACCGGCGATACTGCCGTTCCGGGTGCGATACGGATGGACGAGCTACCGGTCGGCGATACCGAACCGCCGATGGCGGTCGGCGGCGACGGGCTGCTGGTCCAGTTGTTCACCAGCGGCACCACCGGCGCACCGAAAGGCGTGCCCATACCGGTGCGGGCGCTCGCCTCGTTCCACGCCTATCAGGAGTTCGCTCTCGATGTCCGCCCCGATGACGTCTTCTGGAACGCTGCCGATCCGGGCTGGGCGTACGGCCTCTACTACGCGATTCTCGGACCACTGGTATCCGGAACCCGCAGCCTGCTGCTGCACGCCGGATTCTCCCCGGCGCTGACCTGGCAGGTGCTGGAACGATTCGGGGTCACCAATCTCGCCGCCGCGCCGACCGTCTACCGGGCGCTGCGCGCGGCCGCGCCCGGGAACCCGGTCCGGCTGCGCCGAGCCTCCTCGGCGGGCGAGCCGCTGACACCGGAGGTGGTGGCCTGGTCGGCGGACCAGCTCGGTGTGGCGGTCCGCGACCACTACGGGCAGACCGAACACGGAATGGTCGTCTGCAATGCGTGGCACGAGGACCTGGACGCGGCCGCACCCGCCGGTTCCATGGGCCGGTCGTTGCCGGGCTGGGAATGCGCGGTGCTGGCCGACGACGCCGATACCGAGGCGCCGGCCGGGCAACTGGGCCGGATCGCCATCGACGCCGAACGCAGCGCACTGCTGTGGTTCCTCGGCTACCTGGACGCACCCGAACGAACAGCGCAGCGCTACACCTCCGACGGCCGCTGGTATCTGACCGGCGACGCCGGTTCGCGTGACAGCGACGGCTTCTTCCACTTCTCCGCCCGTGACGACGACGTCATCATCATGGCCGGCTACCGGATCGGCCCGTTCGAGGTCGAAAGCGTCCTGGTACTGCACGACGAGGTGGCCGAAGCCGCCGTCGTCGGCGTCCCGGACCCGTTGCGCGGCGAGGTGCTGGAAGCATTCGTGGTGCTGCGCGAGGACACCGCCGGAACCGAGGCACTGACAACGGAACTGCAGTCTCTGGTGAAGGAGAAGTTCGCCGCGCACGCCTATCCACGCCGGGTGCATTTCGTTTCCGCGCTGCCCAAGACCCCCAGCGGCAAGGTGCAGCGGTTCCTGCTCCGGCAGCAGGGCGGTGACGCCGGATAG
- a CDS encoding ribonuclease HII, giving the protein MTRSNRAGVGAARVSSWPPRAVMRKAAGLRTLDSALIRSGLGPVAGVDEAGRGPSAGPLVVAACVLAPKASTALAGLDDSKKLTEAARESLFPVIKRLALAWKVVVIPAAEIDAIGIHVANIEGMRRAVAGLECAPGYVLTDGFRVPGLPVPSLPVIGGDATAACIAAASVLAKVTRDRMMVELDQRRPGYGFAEHKGYNTTRHLEALRQLGPCPEHRRSWRTVRECGTPVSEVEESLAEVPVGTGGAA; this is encoded by the coding sequence GTGACACGAAGTAATCGTGCCGGCGTCGGCGCGGCGCGAGTCAGCAGTTGGCCGCCGCGTGCGGTGATGCGTAAGGCCGCGGGCCTGCGAACGCTCGATTCCGCGTTGATACGTAGCGGTCTGGGGCCGGTCGCGGGTGTCGACGAGGCCGGTCGGGGGCCGAGCGCCGGGCCGCTGGTCGTCGCCGCGTGCGTGCTGGCGCCCAAGGCGTCCACCGCGCTCGCCGGGCTCGACGACTCCAAGAAACTGACCGAGGCGGCCCGGGAGTCGCTGTTCCCGGTGATCAAACGGCTGGCGCTGGCCTGGAAGGTGGTGGTGATTCCCGCCGCGGAGATCGACGCCATCGGCATCCATGTCGCCAATATCGAGGGCATGCGCCGTGCGGTCGCGGGTCTGGAGTGCGCACCGGGCTATGTGCTCACCGACGGCTTCCGGGTACCGGGACTTCCCGTGCCGTCACTGCCGGTGATCGGTGGTGACGCGACGGCGGCCTGTATAGCGGCGGCCAGCGTGCTGGCCAAGGTCACCCGGGACCGGATGATGGTCGAACTCGATCAGCGTCGGCCGGGCTACGGGTTCGCCGAACACAAGGGCTACAACACCACCCGGCATCTGGAAGCGCTGCGGCAGCTCGGACCGTGCCCGGAACATCGCCGATCGTGGCGCACGGTCCGGGAATGCGGCACTCCGGTGTCCGAGGTGGAAGAGTCGCTCGCGGAAGTACCGGTCGGCACCGGCGGCGCGGCCTGA
- a CDS encoding helix-turn-helix transcriptional regulator, translating to MTTPPSLLRPRDGDALRAEIRRLSTVTGVPVVFGGEVNADTLRLTEFSGLRTNGLRGLSVTRASGLGGRVVDSRRPASVSDYRSALSITHHYDGPVLGEGIRSVVAVPVVVADRSRAVLYAATRGTGPIGDRTADALVQASRRLAAEIGVRDEVDRRLRLLDAAAPPRAADGVLAAELCAVQADLRAIAEAAGDARMRDRLQAVGDRLTRALSGAGAPDAPTLSPREIDVLLQVALGCSNQDAAQRLSLGAETVKSYLRSAMHKLDAHSRHEAVATARRLGVIP from the coding sequence ATGACCACTCCCCCGTCGCTGCTGCGCCCGCGCGACGGTGACGCACTGCGCGCCGAGATCCGCCGGCTGTCGACCGTCACCGGTGTGCCGGTCGTGTTCGGTGGCGAAGTGAATGCCGATACCCTGCGGCTGACCGAATTCTCCGGGTTGCGGACCAACGGGTTGCGCGGGCTGTCGGTGACGCGGGCGTCGGGGCTGGGCGGCCGAGTGGTCGACTCGCGACGTCCGGCCTCGGTCTCCGACTACCGCAGCGCACTCTCGATCACCCATCACTACGACGGCCCGGTACTCGGCGAGGGGATCCGATCGGTTGTCGCGGTGCCGGTGGTGGTGGCCGATCGGTCACGCGCGGTGCTCTACGCGGCGACCCGCGGCACGGGTCCGATCGGCGACCGCACCGCCGACGCGCTGGTGCAGGCGAGCCGCCGGCTCGCCGCCGAGATCGGGGTCCGCGACGAGGTGGATCGACGGTTGCGTCTGCTGGACGCCGCCGCCCCGCCCCGGGCGGCCGACGGTGTGCTGGCCGCGGAATTGTGTGCCGTCCAGGCCGATCTGCGCGCCATCGCGGAAGCCGCCGGCGACGCGCGGATGCGCGACAGATTGCAGGCGGTCGGCGACCGGCTGACCCGGGCTCTGTCCGGCGCGGGCGCGCCGGACGCGCCCACACTGTCGCCCCGGGAGATCGATGTGCTGCTGCAGGTGGCCCTCGGCTGTTCCAATCAGGATGCCGCGCAACGGCTCTCACTCGGCGCCGAAACGGTCAAGAGTTATCTGCGCAGCGCCATGCACAAGCTCGACGCCCATTCCCGGCACGAGGCCGTGGCCACCGCCCGCCGCCTCGGCGTGATCCCCTGA
- the lepB gene encoding signal peptidase I, giving the protein MADESWSVSGSDSRGEPPRRRRARKQVKTKRQRPFWQELPILLVIAAIIAALMVTFVGRPYVIPSQSMEPTLHGCAGCTGDRIYVQKVSYYWSDPKPGDVVVFVGPPSWNDHYQSIRSDNPAVRGIQNFFAFFGLVPPDENDLVKRVIAVGGQTVECCDEQGRVMVDGKPLDEPYVADDYPWVPGQQNAAYPVGRVFGPVLVPEGHLWVMGDNRNESRDSRAHVGDDLQGTVPIENVRGKAVFKIWPPGRIGPVSAQNPQ; this is encoded by the coding sequence GTGGCAGATGAGAGTTGGTCGGTTTCGGGATCCGATTCCAGGGGCGAGCCGCCGAGAAGACGTCGTGCGCGCAAGCAGGTGAAGACGAAGCGGCAGCGGCCGTTCTGGCAGGAACTCCCCATCCTGCTGGTGATCGCCGCGATCATCGCGGCCCTCATGGTCACCTTCGTCGGTCGGCCCTATGTCATCCCCTCTCAGTCGATGGAACCCACCCTGCACGGCTGTGCCGGCTGCACCGGCGACCGGATCTACGTGCAGAAGGTGAGTTACTACTGGAGCGACCCGAAACCCGGCGATGTGGTCGTGTTCGTGGGCCCGCCGTCGTGGAACGACCACTACCAGTCCATCCGCTCCGACAACCCCGCCGTTCGGGGTATCCAGAACTTCTTCGCGTTCTTCGGCCTGGTACCGCCAGATGAGAACGACCTGGTGAAACGCGTGATCGCGGTCGGCGGTCAGACGGTGGAATGCTGTGACGAACAGGGCCGGGTCATGGTCGACGGGAAACCGCTGGACGAGCCCTACGTCGCGGACGACTACCCCTGGGTGCCGGGTCAGCAGAACGCGGCCTATCCGGTGGGCCGGGTGTTCGGGCCCGTACTCGTTCCCGAGGGGCATCTCTGGGTGATGGGAGACAACCGCAACGAATCCCGGGATTCGCGCGCCCACGTCGGTGACGATCTGCAGGGCACGGTACCCATCGAAAATGTCCGCGGTAAAGCGGTGTTCAAGATCTGGCCGCCGGGGCGGATCGGTCCGGTGTCCGCGCAGAATCCGCAATAG
- a CDS encoding DUF2469 domain-containing protein has protein sequence MSAEDLEKYETEMELSLYREYKDIVGQFSYVVETERRFYLANSVELRPQNADGEVYFEVRMSDAWVWDMYRPARFVKHVRVITFKDVNIEELEKPDLRLPE, from the coding sequence ATGAGTGCCGAGGACCTCGAGAAATACGAAACCGAGATGGAGCTCTCGCTGTACCGGGAGTACAAGGACATCGTCGGTCAGTTCTCGTACGTGGTGGAAACCGAACGCCGCTTCTATCTGGCCAACTCGGTAGAGCTGCGACCGCAGAACGCCGACGGCGAGGTGTACTTCGAAGTACGGATGAGCGACGCGTGGGTGTGGGATATGTACCGGCCCGCGCGCTTCGTGAAACACGTCCGGGTGATCACCTTCAAGGACGTCAACATCGAAGAGCTGGAGAAGCCGGACCTGCGCCTGCCCGAATGA
- a CDS encoding YraN family protein encodes MGHNTALGAQGEDLAARYLQAAGMEIVCRNWRCRYGELDLVVRDAEVTAFVEVKTRSGLGYGIPAEAVTYQKRQRIRRLALLWLTEQDGPWRRIRFDVVSVLVSRTGEPVIDHLQAVF; translated from the coding sequence GTGGGACACAACACTGCGCTCGGCGCACAAGGGGAGGACCTGGCGGCGCGCTATCTGCAGGCCGCCGGGATGGAAATCGTCTGCCGGAACTGGCGCTGCCGGTACGGCGAACTGGATCTGGTGGTTCGCGACGCGGAAGTGACCGCGTTCGTCGAGGTGAAAACCAGATCGGGCCTCGGCTACGGGATACCGGCCGAAGCCGTCACCTACCAGAAGCGGCAGCGTATCCGCCGCCTGGCGCTGCTCTGGCTCACCGAACAGGACGGTCCCTGGCGGCGGATACGCTTCGACGTGGTATCCGTGCTCGTCTCGCGTACCGGCGAACCGGTGATCGACCATCTTCAGGCGGTGTTCTGA
- a CDS encoding Tex family protein, which translates to MVSASVSRRIADELAVRENQVRAAVELLDAGSTVPFIARYRKEVTDGLDDAQLRTLEERLHYLRELDERRATIVESIRGQGKLDDALHRQLLLAETKARLEDIYLPFKPKRRTKAQIAREAGHEPVADALFGDPDTDPAAYSAEQLEGARAILVERFAEDADLVGELRELMWNRGRVTATVRAGKEEAGSKFADYFEFGEEFVSLPSHRILALLRGEKEEVLSLHLDPEPADSELAPGERSVYEARIAQRFSIAAAGRAADSWLLDTVRWAWRTKLQVSLVIDTRMRLRQAAERDAVDVFAANLRDLLLAAPAGTRTTMGLDPGYRTGVKVAVVDGTGKAVATEVIYPHKPQNQTEKSLAVLGALVERFGVELIAIGNGTASRETDALAAQLVERIPENKPTKIVVSEAGASVYSASAYATQELPEMDVSLRGAVSIARRLQDPLAELVKIEPKSIGVGQYQHDVSETLLARSLGAVVEDAVNAVGVDVNTASVPLLSRVSGITGSVAESIVAHRDQNGPFHSRTALLDVPRLGPKAFEQCAGFLRIRGGDDPLDTSAVHPEAYPVVRRILDSTSSGIAEVIGNAAVLRTLRPTDFTDEKFGVPTVTDIISELEKPGRDPRPEFKTAEFAAGIEKVADLEPGMVLEGVVTNVAAFGAFVDVGVHQDGLVHVSAMSRNFVRDPREVVKSGDVVKVKVLEVDVARQRIGLSLRLDDEPGAGKPERPAPGDRGRGQNGRDGAARAGGAERGGQSRSGKNRGGQGNGQGAGNGQGGGRGGGQGNGDGRGSGQARNRGQGRDGRRDNAPANGAMADALRRAGFGK; encoded by the coding sequence GTGGTGTCCGCTTCGGTCAGCCGTCGCATCGCCGACGAACTCGCGGTGCGGGAGAACCAGGTCCGGGCTGCCGTCGAGCTGTTGGACGCCGGGTCGACCGTGCCTTTCATCGCGCGTTACCGCAAAGAGGTCACCGACGGTCTCGACGACGCCCAGTTGCGTACGCTCGAGGAGCGCCTGCACTACCTGCGCGAACTCGACGAACGCCGCGCGACGATCGTCGAATCCATTCGCGGCCAGGGAAAACTCGACGACGCCCTGCACCGGCAGTTGCTGCTGGCCGAGACCAAGGCCCGGCTCGAGGACATCTACCTGCCCTTTAAACCCAAGCGCCGCACCAAGGCCCAGATCGCGCGTGAGGCCGGGCACGAACCCGTGGCGGACGCGCTGTTCGGCGATCCGGACACCGATCCGGCCGCGTATTCCGCCGAACAGCTCGAGGGCGCGCGCGCCATCCTGGTCGAACGTTTCGCCGAAGACGCCGATCTCGTGGGCGAACTCCGCGAACTCATGTGGAATCGGGGACGCGTCACCGCCACCGTCCGGGCGGGTAAGGAAGAGGCCGGGTCGAAGTTCGCCGACTACTTCGAATTCGGTGAGGAATTCGTGAGTCTGCCCTCGCACCGCATCCTGGCGCTGCTGCGCGGCGAGAAGGAAGAGGTGCTCAGCCTGCACCTCGACCCCGAACCCGCCGATTCCGAGCTCGCGCCCGGCGAACGCAGCGTCTACGAGGCCCGGATCGCGCAACGCTTCTCGATCGCGGCGGCGGGCCGCGCGGCCGATAGCTGGCTGCTGGACACTGTCCGCTGGGCCTGGCGAACGAAACTGCAGGTCAGTTTGGTCATCGACACCCGGATGCGGTTGCGGCAGGCCGCCGAACGCGACGCGGTCGATGTATTCGCCGCCAATCTGCGCGATCTGCTGCTGGCCGCGCCGGCCGGGACCCGCACCACCATGGGCTTGGACCCGGGCTACCGCACCGGTGTCAAGGTCGCCGTGGTGGACGGGACCGGCAAGGCCGTGGCGACCGAGGTCATCTACCCGCACAAACCACAGAACCAGACCGAGAAATCACTGGCGGTGCTCGGCGCCCTGGTCGAGCGGTTCGGGGTCGAGCTCATCGCCATCGGCAACGGCACCGCCTCCCGGGAGACCGACGCGCTGGCCGCGCAACTCGTCGAGCGGATCCCGGAGAACAAGCCGACCAAGATCGTGGTCTCCGAGGCGGGGGCGTCGGTGTACTCGGCCTCGGCCTACGCCACGCAGGAACTTCCCGAGATGGATGTCTCGCTGCGCGGCGCGGTCTCCATCGCCCGTCGGCTGCAGGACCCGCTGGCCGAACTGGTCAAGATCGAACCGAAATCGATCGGGGTCGGGCAGTACCAGCACGATGTCTCGGAAACACTGTTGGCCCGGTCGCTGGGCGCGGTGGTGGAGGACGCCGTGAACGCGGTCGGGGTCGATGTGAACACGGCGTCGGTTCCGCTGCTGTCCCGGGTCTCGGGCATCACCGGATCGGTGGCCGAGAGCATCGTGGCCCACCGCGATCAGAACGGCCCCTTCCACAGCCGCACCGCCCTGCTGGACGTGCCGCGCCTGGGTCCCAAGGCGTTCGAGCAGTGCGCGGGCTTCCTGCGTATCCGCGGTGGCGACGATCCGCTCGATACCTCGGCCGTGCACCCCGAGGCCTATCCGGTGGTGCGCCGGATCCTGGATTCGACCAGCAGCGGTATCGCCGAGGTCATCGGCAACGCCGCGGTCTTGCGCACCCTGCGCCCCACCGATTTCACGGATGAGAAGTTCGGTGTACCCACGGTGACCGACATCATCAGCGAGCTGGAGAAACCCGGCCGCGATCCGCGCCCGGAGTTCAAGACCGCGGAATTCGCGGCGGGCATCGAGAAGGTGGCCGATCTGGAACCGGGGATGGTGCTGGAAGGCGTCGTCACCAATGTCGCCGCCTTCGGCGCCTTCGTCGACGTGGGTGTCCACCAGGACGGCCTGGTGCACGTCTCGGCGATGTCGCGGAATTTCGTGCGCGATCCCCGCGAAGTGGTCAAATCCGGCGACGTGGTCAAGGTGAAAGTGCTGGAGGTCGATGTCGCCCGCCAGCGAATCGGGTTGTCGCTGCGATTGGACGACGAGCCGGGTGCGGGGAAACCGGAACGGCCCGCGCCCGGAGATCGCGGCCGCGGTCAGAACGGTCGCGACGGTGCGGCTCGGGCCGGTGGCGCCGAGCGCGGCGGTCAGAGCCGGAGCGGGAAGAACCGCGGCGGCCAGGGCAACGGTCAAGGCGCCGGCAATGGTCAGGGCGGCGGACGCGGTGGCGGTCAAGGCAACGGCGACGGCCGCGGGAGTGGTCAGGCGCGAAATCGCGGACAGGGCCGGGACGGTCGGCGCGATAATGCACCTGCGAACGGTGCCATGGCCGACGCGCTGCGGCGGGCGGGCTTCGGAAAGTAA
- the dprA gene encoding DNA-processing protein DprA, whose protein sequence is MNPGGIGSPVAQGAAGESEERQLAWAYLSRVVLGPCPALTALIDSVGVREAARAVRERSLPPILRAATERRRELDLAARDLETIRALGGRLVTPDCAEWPAWRMLGLAQLTPGRDPDGAVPLVFWVRGDRNLAELTERSLAVVGARCSTGYGDRVAGAVAGDLAVHGWTVVSGAAFGIDGMAHRAALAVGGATIAVLACGPDRPYPAQHDRLLARIAETGLVVSEYPPGTDARKHHFLARNRLIAALSDGVLVIEAGMRSGARNTVKWARRIGRPALAVPGSVDSAASAGCHRMIRDGEAVLVTCAQEVIAETTPLHLPLIAGADVPGARELRDEETRVLAVLPDTGGRWPHEICAATGLSPAEVRAALVALDLAGRAASGGGGWRRLETSRERHG, encoded by the coding sequence GTGAATCCCGGCGGTATCGGATCGCCGGTGGCGCAGGGGGCCGCCGGCGAGAGCGAGGAGCGGCAGCTCGCCTGGGCCTACCTGTCCCGAGTGGTGCTGGGGCCGTGTCCGGCGCTCACCGCCCTGATCGATTCCGTCGGCGTGCGGGAGGCGGCGCGGGCGGTGCGCGAACGGTCGCTGCCCCCGATTCTGCGCGCCGCGACCGAGCGTCGCCGCGAACTCGATCTGGCCGCGCGGGACCTGGAGACCATCCGTGCCCTCGGTGGCCGCCTCGTGACCCCGGACTGCGCCGAATGGCCGGCCTGGCGGATGCTGGGGCTCGCCCAGCTGACGCCGGGCCGCGACCCCGATGGCGCGGTGCCGCTGGTGTTCTGGGTCCGCGGCGACCGGAATCTGGCCGAACTCACCGAGCGGTCGCTCGCGGTGGTCGGCGCCCGGTGCAGCACCGGATACGGCGACCGGGTGGCCGGGGCGGTGGCCGGCGATCTGGCGGTCCACGGCTGGACCGTCGTCTCCGGTGCGGCATTCGGCATCGACGGGATGGCGCACCGGGCGGCGCTCGCGGTCGGCGGGGCCACCATCGCGGTCTTGGCCTGCGGCCCCGACCGGCCGTACCCGGCGCAGCACGATCGTCTCCTCGCCCGGATCGCCGAGACCGGTCTGGTGGTCAGCGAGTACCCGCCCGGGACGGACGCGCGCAAGCATCACTTCCTGGCCAGGAATCGGCTGATCGCGGCCCTCTCCGACGGGGTATTGGTGATCGAGGCCGGGATGCGCAGCGGTGCTCGCAACACAGTGAAGTGGGCGCGCCGGATCGGCCGACCGGCATTGGCGGTGCCGGGGTCGGTGGATTCGGCCGCCTCGGCCGGCTGCCACCGGATGATCCGTGACGGTGAAGCCGTTCTGGTCACCTGCGCGCAGGAGGTCATCGCCGAAACCACACCCCTGCACCTGCCGCTGATCGCGGGAGCCGACGTGCCGGGTGCGCGGGAACTTCGTGACGAAGAGACCCGGGTGCTGGCCGTCCTTCCCGATACCGGAGGGAGGTGGCCGCACGAGATCTGCGCCGCGACCGGCTTGTCGCCGGCGGAGGTGCGCGCGGCCCTTGTAGCGCTGGACCTGGCGGGGCGCGCCGCGAGCGGTGGCGGCGGCTGGCGTCGGCTGGAAACGAGCCGCGAACGTCACGGGTGA